One part of the Mya arenaria isolate MELC-2E11 chromosome 3, ASM2691426v1 genome encodes these proteins:
- the LOC128227759 gene encoding uncharacterized protein LOC128227759 isoform X2 yields the protein MGLFLLLVSVVYCMVGLSLSQVDPCITNLGLIPNLERRVSGYTLAEDEIELCDQYLVAGWYLLGNYTLSSQAIPCGTVFSWYRTGQLPQTVEEGAIDVDLCMAHGQELCIETMTVELQLCPQNVYAFLATDLWDCPSAYCVEERSDTLSTGIGSPCSTDTDCAQIQGSQCVNNTCMCNNTGVYDNKTRTCNVTTEIESSCSTDTDCAQIQGSHCVNNICMCNNTGVYDNRTRSCNVTTGIGSPCSTDTDCAQTQGSHCVNNTCMCNNTGVYDTHTRTCDVMPLFSYGNSAGDVTLNTEDGCSEALVFPPGIPVDGSKYTNLYVCKNGFITLGSPYNNPNPPRGSFGSGRAVIAPFYTSMRDGNVFYRHIDGTANPSLIFVNDVLFAETLLSRFRGTKEFTTKFALFVTWKNMHPIQSIFIMDKTSTFQLVLLSDGVDTFTFFVYGHGMMTWEAYKSIDVDIWVGISNTGNVVFQHPYSYTTSLLRLDQTTLFKGLNGLIVNWLTRNKVTPHNYAVECFDWYNKNVENKTHFESMTNYLPGCPCSIDVLKNDPHFSHIIKTVGNVSCVDILPDISKGVGGKSCCYDSKSQQWTNEIGRAGGYYTYHPKTHPKEHTLNDQIPKDICCIKSNLCNLYYELRPPGECYKKVPFDIAASWGDPHFLTLDGKQFIFNGLGEYILLDMKNGDVAVTLQARTERAVRKNGELSEATVFVAFAAFDSFNASFHVEVNNDKDGIIIYGNGIDLTNLYKRSDSSNNAFEYDGKNEGLSILKLRKSKERKQNENKTDVEETVELSFHRSNVTFQITPTNGLLALRTMVSNQYRNKTRGLLGNFDEISENDFITPNDEILSPNMTERDIFYYGQLWEIHENNSAFFYQDQTSHNDFQNASFVPRFLDEADPKLVHNASIFCQGMDDIACLFDYVFTENADIAEATRQTAIETEVTMTEISRTIPKVRGCGVLRIDAGLEAECTLSFDENIVQFEFIDNIYSNATYDQTSTTLRYIYFPGNPEDNLRFIVTTADGGKSQVISVPIVLCSGCSGHGECASETDLREDQSSLFQYLRCQCYPQYEGLDCENDFDGCAVSPCSLGRTCEDIPAGSHNSTGPAYTCSPCPDGYLDNGSECIDINECELVNGCEQICINTDGSYICDCDKGFRISYDLQKCLDINECDESLHNCSHLCENIRGGFKCVCHSGYMFEVSSWGCIADSAVTLSCTDIDCSQAEGCTVNSVNESTCFCLDGYVFDRDTNTCVDIDECTIGVCPHDCVNHNGSFQCKCHRGYKLTDVTKCTECDAPFYGDDCGNMCDCSPNGMDRCDPGKGCICRVGWHGPKCEDDVNECENVISSCAEPYTECGNTIGSFICKCIDGYEKSSDSLCVDTDECADPLQNNCSHVCLNTAGGYTCECDEGYTDDGIHCKDIDECELGTSGCDQLCENHQGAFNCYCYFGYRLNDDRQTCKEVENPCESLSNLTCNHYCVVKDASAACQCWPGFSLQEDKQTCADINECEDDDLNTCSDKTSCKNVPGSFLCDCQVGSKLENDGRTCTACDEFHFGKNCSESCHCVNGECDSITGCKCFPGWRGVDCIIDLDECSMANNCTGETVCSNTAGSYACACKSGFKLEEDICHDINECADNSLNTCDQICNNTNGSYDCECYEGYIFDGSMRKCKDIDECYQGLVCDHNCLNTNGHFICSCRQGFKLDLNDRKSCIAKQLCEDEDHCPENSTCVIENKNASCVCNKGFQSSSNTNVTCSDIDECLMEPSLCSQQCHNVKGSFYCFCDTGYRLQQDARTCTACEEGYYGENCNTKCQCVSENTDTCDGTTGECRCLQEWDGDACDMDVNECNTSLNICPLRSQCKNLQGGFLCECDIGFEMTADRQCKECDVNYFGKNCASLCGCREDDTQLSCDNIGGQCLCKPGYGLSLEGNIRCSMCTYNTYGVNCSETCPCNLTNSQQMQQSCDPVVGTCMCNKMWEGSTCNQDLDECSTPNICGTSDDKGCHNIKGGYVCDCRRGYHMVNNSCVKDTQNHTSQVIPKSSERVFLFTHEIIIYVALPTSEDLEVIATYNEVEQNVKDSLYTFHSEFTDANITIFIHDIRRGSLLVNYTVALETREENGDQARADLVAAFVALGNNATIVYDGQNVSTFSDYASDICEVYENAFGKCEADLECVVENGLPECRQTERGVPWNLVIGAAVGGAAFLILLIIFVACIIKIRTSVQRKKMRKGYDTPEPHGPGFAHNFSNSKIWNKTTQKDATTEAAETTATEITEAAETTAAAESAKTTTL from the exons ttGATCCATGCATCACAAACCTTGGTTTGATACCAAATCTTGAGAGGAGAGTGAGTGGTTACACACTGGCTGAAGATGAAATCGAATTGTGCGACCAGTATCTGGTCGCCGGGTGGTATTTGTTGGGAAATTATACACTTTCATCACAAGCAATTCCATGTGGAACTGTGTTTTCTTGGTATAGAACAG GCCAACTCCCGCAAACCGTCGAAGAAGGCGCAATAGATGTTGATCTTTGCATGGCGCATGGACAAGAGCTATGCATTGAGACCATGACAGTTGAACTACAGCTGTGTCCACAAAATGTATACGCCTTCCTGGCCACGGATCTTTGGGACTGTCCGTCCGCCTACTGTGTCG aGGAAAGGAGTGACACACTCT CAACTGGAATCGGATCCCCGTGCAGCACTGACACCGACTGTGCCCAGATCCAGGGCTCTCAATGTGTGAACAACACCTGTATGTGTAACAACACCGGGgtatatgataataaaacaagGACTTGCAATGTCA CAACCGAAATCGAATCCTCATGCAGCACTGACACCGACTGTGCACAGATTCAGGGCTCTCACTGTGTGAACAACATCTGTATGTGTAACAACACCGGGGTATATGATAATCGCACAAGGTCTTGCAATGTCA CAACTGGAATCGGATCTCCATGCAGCACTGACACCGACTGTGCCCAGACCCAGGGCTCTCACTGTGTGAACAACACCTGTATGTGCAACAACACCGGGGTATATGATACTCACACAAGGACTTGCGATGTCA TGCCCCTCTTTTCGTACGGAAATTCAGCCGGTGACGTCACGTTGAACACAGAAGATGGCTGCAGCGAAGCGTTAGTTTTTCCACCCGGAATTCCAGTGGATGGGTCGAAGTACACCAACCTTTAT GTCTGCAAAAATGGATTCATAACTCTCGGAAGCCCTTATAACAACCCAAATCCCCCACGAGGTTCCTTTGGTAGTGGCCGCGCAGTCATTGCGCCATTTTACACAAGCATGCGGGATGGCAACGTATTTTATCGACATATTGACGGAACCGCTAATCCCAGCCTCATATTCGTTAATGACGTCCTATTTGCGGAAACACTGCTTTCAAGATTTCGAGGAACAAAAGAATTTACAACAAAGTTTGCTTTGTTTGTTACATGGAAAAATATGCATCCGATTCAGAGTATTTTCATCATGGACAAG aCATCAACCTTTCAACTTGTGCTGTTATCAGATGGTGTTGACACGTTTACCTTTTTTGTATATGGACATGGGATGATGACATGGGAGGCTTATAAAAGCATTGATGTCGATATTTGGGTGGGAATTTCGAACACAGGAAATGTTGTATTTCAACATCCTTATTCATATACGACGTCTTTGTTACGCCTTGATCAGACGACCCTCTTTAAAG GTTTAAATGGGCTTATTGTCAATTGGCTGACAAGGAACAAGGTGACCCCACACAACTATGCTGTTGAATGTTTTGACTGGTacaacaaaaatgttgaaaacaagacGCACTTTGAAAGTATGACAAACTACCTTCCTGGCTGTCCATGTAGCATTGATGTATTGAAGAATGATCCACACTTTAGCCATATTATCAAAACTGTTGGTAATGTTAGTTGCGTGGACATCTTACCAGACATTTCAAAAGGAGTTGGAGGCAAG AGTTGCTGTTATGACTCGAAATCGCAACAGTGGACCAATGAAATTGGACGAGCGGGGGGATATTACACGTATCACCCTAAAACCCACCCGAAAGAACATACCTTGAATGACCAGATACCAAAGGACATTTGTTGCATCAAGTCCAATCTTTGTAATCTCTACTATGAGCTGCGTCCACCTGGAGAATGTTACAAGAAGGTCCCATTCGATATTG CCGCTTCTTGGGGTGATCCGCATTTCCTCACCTTAGATGGAAAGCAGTTCATTTTCAACGGGCTTGGGGAATATATATTGTTGGACATGAAGAATGGAGACGTTGCAGTAACATTGCAGGCGCGGACAGAGCGAGCCGTTCGGAAGAATGGAGAACTGTCAGAGGCTACTGTATTTGTGGCATTTGCTGCTTTTGACAGTTTCAACGCTTCATTCCATGTGGAAGTGAACAATGATAAAGATG GAATAATTATTTATGGAAATGGAATTGATCTGACCAACTTGTACAAGAGAAGTGATTCATCAAACAATGCCTTTGAATATGATGGCAAGAACGAAGGGCTATCAATACTTAAACTCAGAAAATCTAAGGAGCGtaaacaaaacgaaaataaaactGATGTGGAAGAAACAGTAGAATTGAGTTTCCATCGCAGCA atGTTACCTTTCAAATAACTCCAACGAATGGTTTGCTTGCCTTAAGAACGATGGTCAGTAATCAATACAGAAACAAGACGAGAGGACTGCTTGGCAATTTCGATGAAATTTCGGAAAATGATTTCATTACGCCGAACGACGAGATTTTATCGCCAAATATGACCGAAAGAGACATCTTTTATTATGGTCAATTAT GGGAGATACACGAAAACAACTCTGCGTTTTTCTATCAAGACCAAACATCACACAACGATTTTCAAAACGCTTCATTCGTACCACGTTTTTTGGACGAGGCTGATCCTAAATTAGTGCATAACGCCTCCATATTCTGTCAAGGAATGGATGATATAGcatgtttatttgattatgttttcaCGGAAAATGCAGACATTGCAGAAGCAACAAGACAAACTGCAATAGAAACAGAGGTTACAATGACTGAAATAA GCAGAACCATTCCCAAGGTTCGAGGTTGTGGGGTTTTAAGAATTGACGCTGGCCTAGAGGCAGAATGCACCCTGAGTTTTGACGAAAACATTGTCCAGTTTGAGttcattgataatatatattcaaatgcaaCATACGACCAAACTTCCACGACTTTAAGATACATTTACTTTCCTGGAAACCCCGAAGATAATTTAAG ATTTATTGTAACCACTGCTGACGGCGGTAAGTCTCAGGTAATCTCTGTACCGATCGTGCTGTGTTCCGGTTGCAGTGGTCATGGTGAATGTGCCAGCGAAACAGATCTTCGTGAGGATCAGTCGTCACTCTTTCAATACTTGCGATGCCAATGTTACCCGCAATACGAAG GTTTAGACTGTGAGAACGATTTTGACGGCTGCGCGGTAAGCCCATGCTCTCTCGGGAGGACTTGTGAGGACATCCCTGCAGGAAGTCACAACTCCACGGGTCCAGCTTACACATGTAGTCCGTGCCCCGACGGCTATTTGGACAATGGTTCTGAATGCATAG ACATCAACGAGTGTGAACTGGTAAATGGTTGTgaacaaatatgcataaatacTGATGGTAGCTACATATGTGATTGCGACAAAGGTTTCAGGATTAGTTATGATTTACAAAAGTGTTTAG ATATCAATGAATGCGATGAATCGTTACACAATTGCAGtcatttatgtgaaaatatacGCGGAGGTTTTAAATGCGTCTGTCATTCTGGATACATGTTTGAAGTTTCCAGTTGGGGCTGTATTGCAG ACAGCGCCGTTACACTTTCGTGTACCGACATAGATTGCTCTCAGGCAGAAGGATGCACAGTTAATTCAGTCAACGAGTCTACGTGCTTTTGTCTCGACGGCTACGTATTTGATAGGGATACAAACACTTGTGTTG ATATAGATGAGTGCACAATTGGCGTTTGTCCGCATGACTGTGTAAATCACAATGGCAGTTTCCAGTGTAAATGCCATCGTGGGTACAAACTCACAGATGTCACCAAATGCACCG AATGTGATGCACCGTTCTATGGCGATGATTGTGGGAACATGTGTGACTGCTCACCAAACGGAATGGATAGATGTGATCCAGGAAAAGGATGCATTTGCCGGGTTGGTTGGCATGGACCCAAGTGCGAAGATGACGTCAACGAATGTGAAAACGTCATCAGCTCGTGTGCTGAGCCGTATACAGAGTGTGGGAATACAATTGGCTCATTTATTTGCAAATGTATTGATGGTTATGAGAAATCAAGCGATAGTCTTTGTGTTG ATACAGATGAATGTGCAGATCCCTTGCAGAACAATTGTAGTCACGTATGTCTCAACACGGCTGGAGGGTACACATGTGAGTGCGACGAAGGCTATACGGATGACGGCATACATTGTAAAG ATATTGATGAGTGTGAATTGGGCACATCTGGGTGTGATCAGCTGTGTGAGAATCACCAGGGTGCGTTTAACTGCTACTGTTATTTTGGGTACCGTTTGAATGACGATCGCCAAACTTGTAAAGAAG TTGAAAATCCGTGTGAATCATTGAGCAATCTAACGTGTAATCACTACTGCGTGGTTAAAGACGCCTCGGCAGCGTGCCAGTGTTGGCCTGGCTTCAGTCTCCAGGAGGACAAACAAACATGTGCAG atATAAATGAATGTGAAGATGATGACTTAAATACATGCAGCGACAAGACTTCCTGTAAGAACGTCCCTGGTTCGTTTCTGTGTGATTGTCAAGTTGGCTCAAAATTGGAAAATGACGGAAGGACTTGCACCG CTTGTGACGAATTCCATTTTGGTAAAAACTGCTCTGAATCGTGTCACTGCGTAAATGGAGAATGTGATTCAATAACAG GTTGTAAGTGTTTCCCGGGCTGGAGAGGTGTTGACTGCATCATTGATCTCGACGAGTGTTCGATGGCGAACAATTGCACCGGAGAGACAGTTTGTTCAAACACAGCCGGAAGTTATGCGTGTGCATGTAAATCTGGGTTCAAATTGGAAGAGGACATATGTCATG ATATCAATGAGTGTGCGGATAACTCATTGAATACGTGTGACCAGATCTGTAACAATACCAACGGCAGCTATGATTGCGAATGTTACGAAGGCTATATATTTGATGGAAGCATGAGAAAATGCAAAG ACATCGATGAGTGCTACCAAGGACTAGTTTGTGATCATAACTGTCTAAATACCAATGGACACTTCATTTGCTCATGCCGACAAGGATTTAAACTCGACTTGAATGACCGGAAGTCGTGCATAG CAAAACAACTTTGTGAAGACGAGGATCACTGCCCAGAAAATTCGACATGtgttatagaaaataaaaatgcttcGTGCGTATGTAATAAAGGTTTTCAGTCATCTTCCAATACGAATGTTACGTGTTCTG atatCGATGAATGTTTAATGGAGCCATCGCTTTGTTCGCAACAATGTCACAACGTAAAAGggtcattttattgtttttgtgataCCGGATACCGTCTTCAGCAGGACGCACGGACATGCACTG CGTGTGAGGAAGGCTATTACGGGGAAAATTGTAACACGAAGTGCCAATGTGTTTCTGAGAACACAGATACGTGCGATGGAACGACGGGAGAATGCCGCTGTCTCCAGGAATGGGATGGGGACGCGTGTGATATGGACGTGAATGAATGCAATACGTCATTGAACATTTGTCCACTCCGCTCGCAGTGTAAAAACTTACAAGGCGGTTTTCTGTGCGAGTGTGACATCGGCTTTGAAATGACGGCTGACCGTCAGTGTAAAG AATGCGACGTCAACTATTTTGGAAAGAATTGTGCTTCGTTATGTGGATGCAGAGAAGATGATACACAATTGTCTTGCGATAATATTGGCGGACAGTGTCTGTGCAAACCG GGATATGGATTATCATTGGAAGGGAATATACGATGTTCAA TGTGCACGTACAATACTTACGGCGTCAACTGCTCGGAGACATGTCCATGCAACTTAACGAACTCACAGCAAATGCAGCAGTCCTGTGACCCAGTGGTTGGGACGTGCATGTGTAACAAGATGTGGGAGGGGAGCACGTGTAACCAGGACCTGGATGAATGCAGCACGCCCAACATATGTGGCACATCGGATGACAAAGGATGTCACAATATAAAAGGTGGATACGTTTGTGATTGCAGACGAGGTTACCACATGGTCAACAATAGTTGCGTCAAAG ACACACAAAATCATACAAGTCAAGTTATTCCAAAAAGTTCAG AAAGAGTGTTCCTCTTCACTCACGAGATTATAATCTACGTCGCTCTTCCGACTTCTGAAGACCTTGAGGTCATAGCAACGTACAACGAAGTCGAACAGAATGTCAAAGATTCG ttaTATACATTTCATAGCGAGTTTACAGACGCAAACATTACCATTTTCATTCACGATATAAG ACGAGGTAGTTTGTTAGTGAACTACACCGTTGCTCTGGAGACGCGGGAGGAAAATGGAGATCAAGCACGCGCTGATCTTGTTGCCGCATTCGTGGCACTAGGAAATAATGCTACCATAGTTTATGACGGACAGAACGTATCCACGTTCTCAG ACTATGCTAGTGACATATGTGAAGTGTATGAAAACGCATTCGGTAAATGCGAAGCCGACCTCGAATGTGTTGTGGAAAATGGCTTACCAGAGTGTAG acaGACAGAGAGAG GTGTTCCATGGAACCTTGTGATCGGTGCAGCTGTAGGAGGAGCAGCATTTCTGATATTGCTGATCATCTTTGTTGCctgtattataaaaataaggaCAAGTGTTCAAAGAAAAAAGATGAGAAAAGGATATGA CACACCTGAACCGCACGGTCCCGGATTTGCACACAATTTCTCAAATTCCAAAATTTGGAACAAAACTACACAGAAAGATG caacaacagaaGCAGCAGAAACAACAGCAACAGAAATAACAGAAGCTGCAgaaacaacagcagcagcagaatcagcaaaaacaacaacattgtaa